In the Candidatus Methylomirabilota bacterium genome, one interval contains:
- the mgtE gene encoding magnesium transporter, giving the protein MSETDRLIESVKELLSGGRDERLAALLEDAHAADVASIIRELPPLDQIHVFRLLSAEHAGAVLAELDDSTAHELLQTLDESEVTRVLGRMPAEGVVEILEELPKEESEKILELMQEEKSEEVQELLAYGKGTAGRLMSPDFVAVHEAASVGEAIEHIRKSTSGDRAFYLYVVDGHDHLVGLVPLHRLLTADPTTPIHEIRTDEVPSVTVDTDQEEVARLVQRYDLIQVPVVDANRRLLGSISVDDVIDVIQKEATEDIQRLAGVAGDETVLDPPRAAFPKRLVWRLINLGTAVLAASVIGLFESSIRELAMLAIFMPIVASMGGIGTTQTATVVVRGIALGELTRSVLGRVLWKELWLGLTTGAANGLVIAAIAYVWKGHLLVSLILGVALVFNMLVAAVVGTLIPVALKAFRIDPAIASSVIITTFTDVFGFFSFLGLATLLMKFLL; this is encoded by the coding sequence ATGAGCGAGACGGACCGCCTCATCGAATCGGTCAAGGAGCTGCTCAGCGGGGGCCGGGACGAGCGGCTGGCGGCACTTCTCGAGGATGCTCACGCCGCCGACGTGGCCTCGATCATCCGGGAGCTGCCGCCGCTCGACCAGATCCACGTCTTCCGGCTGCTCTCGGCGGAGCACGCCGGCGCCGTGCTCGCCGAGCTGGACGACTCGACCGCCCACGAGCTCCTCCAGACGCTCGACGAGAGCGAGGTCACGCGCGTCCTCGGGCGCATGCCCGCCGAGGGCGTCGTCGAGATCCTGGAGGAGCTGCCCAAGGAGGAGTCCGAAAAGATCCTCGAGCTCATGCAGGAGGAGAAGTCCGAGGAGGTCCAGGAGCTCCTCGCGTATGGCAAGGGCACCGCCGGTCGCCTCATGTCACCCGACTTCGTCGCCGTGCACGAGGCGGCGAGCGTCGGTGAGGCCATCGAGCACATCCGGAAATCCACATCGGGCGACCGCGCCTTCTACCTCTACGTGGTCGACGGCCACGACCATCTGGTCGGGCTGGTGCCCCTGCACCGCCTGCTCACCGCCGATCCCACCACGCCGATCCACGAAATCCGCACCGACGAGGTGCCGAGCGTGACCGTGGATACCGACCAGGAGGAGGTCGCGCGGCTGGTGCAGCGCTACGACCTGATTCAGGTCCCGGTCGTCGACGCCAACCGGCGCCTGCTGGGCTCGATCAGCGTCGACGACGTCATCGACGTCATCCAGAAGGAGGCGACCGAGGACATCCAGCGGCTGGCGGGCGTCGCCGGCGACGAGACGGTGCTGGACCCGCCGCGGGCGGCCTTTCCCAAGCGCCTCGTCTGGCGTCTGATCAACCTCGGCACCGCCGTCCTGGCGGCCTCCGTCATCGGGCTCTTCGAGTCGTCGATCCGGGAGTTGGCGATGCTGGCCATCTTCATGCCGATCGTGGCCTCGATGGGGGGCATCGGAACCACCCAGACGGCCACGGTGGTCGTGCGCGGCATCGCGCTCGGTGAACTGACCCGGAGCGTGCTCGGGCGTGTGCTCTGGAAGGAGCTCTGGCTGGGATTGACGACGGGGGCGGCCAACGGCCTGGTGATTGCAGCCATCGCCTACGTGTGGAAAGGCCATCTGTTGGTGTCGCTCATCCTGGGGGTCGCGCTCGTTTTCAACATGCTCGTGGCCGCTGTGGTCGGCACCCTGATCCCGGTCGCGCTCAAGGCCTTCCGGATCGATCCGGCCATCGCGTCCAGCGTCATCATCACGACGTTCACGGATGTATTTGGATTCTTTTCATTTCTGGGGCTGGCCACCCTGCTCATGAAGTTCCTGCTCTGA
- a CDS encoding class I SAM-dependent methyltransferase: MDDVVLEKRQVQRAYELYAPIYDYIFDWIFAPGRATAVKQLKLEPNDRVLEVGIGTGLNLPLYPPAVRLTGIDLSQEMLDKAVERVQTLTMPNVTLKVMDATSMDFADNEFDKALATYTISAVPDPVAVLREMRRVVRPNGTIVILNHFRSERGLMGRLEDFVAPVCTRLGWKSNLALRPLLAQVGFKPELIVKVNMFNGWRLVKCVNRK, encoded by the coding sequence GTGGACGATGTAGTCCTGGAAAAGAGGCAGGTCCAGCGGGCGTACGAGCTGTACGCGCCGATCTACGACTACATCTTCGACTGGATCTTCGCTCCCGGTCGGGCGACCGCCGTCAAGCAGCTCAAGCTGGAGCCCAACGATCGCGTCCTCGAAGTGGGCATCGGGACCGGGCTCAACCTGCCCCTCTACCCGCCCGCGGTGCGGCTGACGGGAATCGACCTCTCCCAGGAGATGCTGGACAAGGCCGTCGAGCGGGTGCAGACGCTGACGATGCCGAACGTCACCCTCAAGGTCATGGACGCCACGTCCATGGACTTCGCCGACAACGAGTTCGACAAGGCGCTGGCGACCTACACGATCTCGGCGGTCCCCGACCCGGTGGCCGTGCTCCGCGAGATGCGGCGGGTGGTGAGACCGAACGGGACGATCGTCATCCTGAACCACTTCCGGAGCGAGCGGGGGCTGATGGGGCGCCTCGAAGATTTCGTCGCGCCGGTGTGCACGCGACTGGGCTGGAAGTCGAACCTCGCGCTCCGGCCGCTGCTCGCGCAGGTCGGCTTCAAGCCTGAGCTGATCGTGAAGGTGAACATGTTCAACGGGTGGCGCCTCGTGAAGTGCGTCAACCGAAAGTAG
- a CDS encoding thermonuclease family protein → MTQGFLEVQGQIPLEQFWPEGESDADTTKVKIEVGDEAFRFREHPGAEFRVTHAFDKARVRGRVSKEIIDPKGRITIRLQGVDAPELHYTPPAAKRKAEQTAEQHRLYLEWNHKYRQHFAESATAALKSLLEKEGVSHLPCVVWTAVEQPDDAIDTYGRLVGDILVGLEGQDQNINQWLTAAGWTVPAFYNSMSAEEIRTLLELADEARTKGRGIWPELAEVVGKLDFDLRYRKSVPEDGADDSGAVLMPKLFRRLCAWAVNRKAKMLTGSFKSYLVKKRDTCYLIDEFIEQGATAATPRNLGEFVGANGALLARPEDLVFHEEGAKLLGPDGQAPAW, encoded by the coding sequence ATGACTCAGGGGTTCCTAGAGGTCCAGGGACAGATCCCGCTCGAGCAGTTCTGGCCCGAGGGTGAGTCGGACGCCGACACCACCAAGGTGAAGATCGAAGTCGGTGACGAAGCGTTCAGATTCCGAGAGCATCCCGGCGCCGAGTTTCGCGTGACCCATGCCTTCGACAAGGCCCGCGTGAGAGGTCGGGTCAGCAAGGAGATCATCGACCCCAAGGGCCGGATCACCATCCGACTGCAGGGGGTCGACGCGCCGGAACTTCACTACACGCCGCCGGCGGCAAAGCGCAAGGCGGAACAGACGGCGGAGCAACACCGACTGTATCTCGAGTGGAACCATAAGTACCGCCAGCACTTCGCAGAGTCGGCGACGGCCGCCCTGAAGAGCCTCCTCGAGAAGGAAGGGGTATCGCATCTGCCCTGCGTCGTCTGGACCGCCGTCGAACAGCCCGACGACGCCATCGACACCTACGGGCGCCTGGTCGGCGACATCCTGGTCGGCCTCGAAGGCCAGGACCAGAACATCAACCAGTGGCTGACCGCGGCGGGCTGGACCGTTCCGGCGTTCTATAACTCCATGTCGGCGGAGGAGATCAGGACGCTCCTGGAGCTCGCCGACGAGGCCCGAACAAAGGGCCGGGGGATCTGGCCGGAGCTCGCGGAGGTCGTCGGAAAGTTGGACTTCGACCTTCGTTACCGGAAGAGCGTGCCGGAGGACGGGGCGGACGACTCGGGAGCCGTGCTCATGCCGAAGCTCTTCCGCCGGCTCTGCGCGTGGGCCGTCAACCGGAAGGCCAAGATGCTCACGGGCAGCTTCAAGTCCTACCTCGTGAAGAAGCGCGACACCTGCTACTTGATCGACGAATTCATCGAACAAGGGGCGACGGCAGCGACGCCACGCAACCTCGGCGAATTCGTTGGCGCCAACGGCGCCCTGCTCGCGCGCCCCGAAGATCTCGTGTTCCACGAGGAGGGCGCGAAGCTCTTGGGACCTGACGGCCAGGCGCCCGCCTGGTAG
- a CDS encoding GYD domain-containing protein has protein sequence MPKYLIQASYTAEGVRGLMKDGGSQRRSAAEAALKGVGGRLESFYFAFGETDVFAVADVPDNASAAAVSLAVSASGAVQVTLTVLMTPEEMDQATKKMINYRPPGH, from the coding sequence ATGCCAAAGTATCTGATCCAAGCGTCGTACACCGCGGAGGGCGTCAGGGGGCTCATGAAAGACGGAGGCTCTCAACGGCGTTCGGCGGCGGAAGCCGCCCTGAAGGGGGTGGGTGGAAGGCTGGAATCGTTCTACTTCGCCTTCGGCGAGACCGACGTGTTCGCCGTCGCTGACGTGCCGGACAACGCCAGCGCCGCGGCCGTCTCGTTGGCTGTCAGTGCCAGCGGGGCGGTCCAGGTCACGCTGACCGTGCTGATGACGCCCGAGGAAATGGACCAGGCGACGAAAAAGATGATCAACTATCGCCCGCCGGGGCACTAG
- a CDS encoding alpha/beta fold hydrolase, with amino-acid sequence MRQPKVAPLLPLLLALAFFLPVALAGRTLLVAGAFLVEFLTDGRPALLTHVTRQPRREPLPVAGVSADRYAAPALRAGVPLVLVHGFTPEGKDDPRAGQAARLLARAGFEVAVPSLPGLMRGRLRPKDVEPVVATIAAASARSARSVVVMGVSVGAGPALLAAADPRVRDRVATVVSLGGYASALELLRFFLTGGYAYDDVRGHVVHDPEVVRAFIAANADLIDEPTRRALSARDPARTAAFLRHPPPDLRGLLDALSPERVASDIRARLLLVHGREDRAVPYTETLRLAAARPLRTRVLLLGIVDHVEGPGSRLGWRQLGDLLALWTAVYGLQMTRD; translated from the coding sequence GTGCGTCAACCGAAAGTAGCGCCGCTCCTCCCGCTCCTCCTCGCCCTCGCCTTCTTCCTTCCCGTCGCCCTCGCGGGGCGGACTCTGCTCGTGGCCGGGGCCTTCCTCGTGGAGTTCCTGACCGACGGCCGCCCGGCCCTCCTGACGCACGTCACCCGCCAGCCCCGGCGCGAGCCGCTGCCGGTGGCCGGCGTCTCCGCCGATCGCTACGCGGCTCCGGCGCTGCGGGCGGGCGTCCCGCTCGTGCTCGTCCACGGCTTCACGCCGGAGGGCAAAGACGACCCGCGCGCCGGGCAGGCCGCGCGCCTGCTCGCGCGCGCGGGATTCGAGGTGGCCGTCCCCAGCCTTCCGGGCCTCATGCGTGGTCGGCTCCGCCCGAAGGACGTGGAGCCGGTGGTCGCGACCATCGCCGCCGCCAGCGCTCGGAGCGCCCGCAGCGTGGTCGTGATGGGCGTCAGCGTGGGCGCCGGTCCGGCGCTGCTCGCCGCGGCCGATCCGCGGGTCCGCGACCGCGTCGCCACCGTGGTGAGCCTGGGCGGTTACGCGTCGGCCCTGGAGCTGCTCCGCTTCTTCCTCACCGGCGGCTACGCCTATGACGACGTGCGGGGCCACGTCGTCCACGACCCCGAGGTAGTGCGGGCCTTCATCGCGGCCAACGCCGACCTCATCGACGAGCCGACCCGGCGCGCGCTGAGCGCGCGCGATCCCGCCAGGACCGCCGCCTTCCTGCGGCACCCGCCGCCCGATCTCCGCGGCCTGCTCGATGCGCTTTCCCCCGAGCGTGTCGCCAGCGACATCCGCGCGCGCCTGCTCCTGGTGCACGGGCGCGAGGATCGGGCGGTGCCCTACACCGAAACCCTGCGCCTGGCCGCCGCGCGGCCCCTGCGGACGCGCGTGCTGCTGCTCGGGATCGTGGACCACGTGGAAGGGCCCGGGAGCAGGCTCGGGTGGCGCCAGCTCGGTGATCTGCTGGCCCTCTGGACGGCAGTGTATGGACTACAGATGACGCGTGATTGA
- a CDS encoding 2,3-bisphosphoglycerate-independent phosphoglycerate mutase, producing MLDLITSLVVTSDSKIVLLSLDGLGGLPHLQTGKSELETARLPHLNALAARAACGLIRHVAPGITPGSGPGHLGLFGYDPLTYPVGRGVLEALGIEFDLRPGDVAARGNFCTVDAHGLISDRRAGRITTETCMRLTDRLRGIRLPGVDVFVEPVKEHRFALVLRGGELGGRLSETDPQALGKAPLSVHGLDPGSERTAALVNTFVEEARGRLADAAPANMVLLRGFDRLPQLPRFPDVFRLRAAAIAAYPMYRGLARLVGMEVLKTGTSFADEIATLRQHWEAYDFFFVHYKDTDKAGEDGDFDAKVDALERFDAFVPEIQALGPDVLLVTGDHASPAVLAGHGWQPVPVVLWSRYCGADPVSTFTERACAAGSLGVLAAQHLMPLAMANALRLTKFGA from the coding sequence GTGCTGGACCTGATCACCTCGCTCGTGGTGACGAGTGACTCGAAGATCGTCCTGCTCTCGCTCGACGGCCTGGGGGGGCTGCCTCACCTCCAGACCGGCAAGTCGGAACTGGAGACGGCGCGGCTGCCGCACCTGAACGCGCTCGCCGCGCGCGCGGCCTGCGGGCTCATCCGCCACGTCGCCCCCGGCATCACGCCCGGCAGCGGTCCCGGCCACCTTGGGCTCTTCGGCTACGATCCACTCACCTACCCCGTCGGCCGCGGTGTGCTGGAGGCGCTGGGCATCGAGTTCGACCTCCGTCCCGGCGACGTCGCCGCTCGAGGCAACTTCTGCACGGTGGATGCGCACGGGCTCATCTCGGACCGGCGCGCGGGGCGGATCACCACCGAGACCTGCATGCGCCTCACCGATCGTCTGCGCGGTATCCGCCTGCCCGGCGTCGACGTCTTCGTCGAGCCCGTGAAGGAGCACCGCTTCGCGCTGGTGCTCCGCGGCGGGGAGCTCGGCGGGCGCCTGTCCGAGACCGACCCCCAGGCCCTGGGGAAGGCGCCCCTGTCCGTGCACGGGCTCGACCCGGGGTCCGAGCGCACCGCCGCGCTCGTCAATACGTTCGTCGAGGAGGCGCGCGGGCGACTGGCCGACGCGGCCCCCGCGAACATGGTGCTGCTGCGCGGCTTCGATCGGCTGCCGCAATTGCCACGCTTCCCCGACGTCTTCCGCCTGCGCGCCGCCGCCATCGCCGCCTACCCCATGTACCGCGGGCTGGCGAGGCTCGTCGGCATGGAGGTGCTGAAGACGGGCACCTCGTTCGCCGACGAGATCGCGACGCTGCGCCAGCACTGGGAGGCCTACGACTTCTTCTTCGTCCACTACAAGGACACCGACAAGGCGGGCGAGGACGGGGACTTCGACGCCAAGGTGGACGCGCTCGAGCGTTTCGACGCCTTCGTCCCCGAGATCCAGGCCCTGGGCCCCGACGTGCTCCTCGTCACCGGCGACCACGCCAGCCCCGCCGTCCTGGCCGGACACGGCTGGCAGCCGGTGCCTGTGGTCCTCTGGAGCCGCTACTGCGGGGCCGACCCTGTCTCCACGTTCACCGAGCGCGCCTGCGCGGCGGGCAGCCTGGGCGTGCTGGCCGCCCAACATCTGATGCCGCTGGCGATGGCCAACGCGCTCCGCCTCACGAAGTTCGGCGCGTGA
- a CDS encoding aspartate ammonia-lyase, translated as MRRERDALGAKAVPRRALYGAFTQRARETFDLSGRPPHPALIRAYARIKKAAARANARLGLLPLSWARAIAGAADRVAAGRVPDTAVLDSLQAGAGTPTHMNVNEVIANLANERLGGRRGRYQPIHPNNHVNLGQSSNDVTPTAIRLMALELLGPLREESAGLEGAFRKLAGRERDVVKPGRTHLQDAVPITYGQVFTGYAQSLNEATRSLAATARELRVIGLGGTAVGTGITSHPRFRAMVARELSREVGQRLIPARSAVTATWSLRPLLACSAALRGLAVDLAKICFDLRLLASGPHTGLGELRLPEVEPGSSIMPGKVNPSVPEAVEMACVQACGHDSAIALAAARGELELNVMTPLVALNLGQSFDLLTRAVRLLRARCVEGITVNRARVAALVSRSLVEATALSPYLGYEVTAELVKEALATGRPLREVVSGQGLVDSRPLARLLRPSAVTRPQRLDLALRRRLQASPAYRRYRARLS; from the coding sequence ATGCGCCGAGAGCGTGACGCCCTCGGCGCCAAGGCGGTTCCCAGGCGCGCGCTCTACGGGGCCTTCACGCAGCGCGCGCGCGAGACGTTCGACCTCAGCGGTCGGCCGCCCCATCCGGCGCTGATCCGCGCGTACGCCCGCATCAAGAAGGCCGCGGCCCGGGCCAATGCCCGACTCGGCCTGCTTCCCCTCTCCTGGGCCCGGGCAATCGCCGGGGCCGCCGATCGGGTCGCCGCCGGCCGCGTGCCCGATACCGCGGTGCTCGACAGTCTGCAGGCGGGGGCGGGGACGCCCACCCACATGAACGTCAACGAGGTGATCGCCAACCTCGCCAACGAGCGGTTGGGCGGGCGGCGTGGGCGCTACCAGCCCATCCACCCGAACAACCACGTCAACCTCGGCCAGTCCTCCAACGACGTCACCCCTACCGCGATCCGGCTGATGGCGCTGGAGCTGCTCGGGCCGTTGCGCGAGGAGTCGGCCGGGCTGGAGGGCGCCTTCCGGAAGCTGGCGGGGCGCGAGCGCGACGTGGTGAAGCCCGGCCGGACTCACCTTCAAGACGCCGTCCCGATCACGTACGGCCAGGTCTTCACGGGATACGCCCAGAGCCTGAACGAGGCGACCCGGTCCCTCGCCGCGACCGCCAGAGAGCTGCGAGTGATCGGCCTCGGGGGCACGGCCGTGGGCACGGGGATCACGTCGCATCCGCGCTTCCGCGCGATGGTCGCGCGCGAGCTGTCCCGCGAGGTCGGGCAGCGCCTGATCCCGGCGCGCAGCGCCGTGACGGCGACGTGGAGCCTCCGGCCCCTGCTGGCCTGCTCGGCCGCCCTCCGCGGACTTGCAGTGGACCTCGCGAAGATCTGCTTCGACCTGCGCCTGCTCGCCTCCGGCCCCCACACGGGGCTCGGCGAGCTCAGGCTCCCCGAGGTCGAGCCGGGATCGTCCATCATGCCCGGTAAGGTCAATCCGTCCGTGCCCGAGGCGGTCGAGATGGCCTGCGTCCAGGCGTGCGGCCACGATTCCGCCATCGCGCTGGCAGCGGCGCGCGGCGAGCTGGAGCTGAACGTCATGACGCCCCTGGTCGCCCTCAATCTCGGACAGAGCTTCGACCTCCTCACACGGGCGGTGCGCCTCCTGCGCGCGCGGTGCGTCGAGGGGATCACGGTCAACCGGGCGCGGGTCGCGGCGCTGGTCTCCCGGAGCCTCGTCGAGGCCACGGCGCTCTCGCCGTACCTCGGCTACGAGGTCACCGCGGAGCTGGTGAAGGAGGCGCTGGCCACCGGCCGGCCGCTGCGTGAGGTCGTGAGCGGGCAGGGCCTGGTCGACTCCCGGCCGCTCGCGCGCCTGCTCCGGCCGAGCGCGGTCACGCGCCCGCAGCGGCTGGACCTCGCCCTCCGCCGTCGGCTGCAGGCGAGCCCCGCCTACCGTCGCTATCGCGCCCGGCTGTCGTAG
- a CDS encoding trehalose-6-phosphate synthase yields the protein MRLLLRLLGGIWLAALLVTGGFAYLEVQEERVRLVQDLGRRAALAADAVRETAEPLAARQARTGYDRVLKRFGRPDRGIAIYDEFGSVIEATPDVKPFVGPVSPLISETIRTGTPSRAFHEVGGRMRWVHVVRLERDDRAVGAAAVFLDAQFLDTQEWHLWRRTAVRLGVLILILTGITWILVRTTVTRPIARIAEWTKQLKAGQPVAPPPEADASLFGTLAGEVTGLARTLARTRAIAEQEARLRLSGESVWTEERLKQFVQMRFGAQPVYVVSNREPVSHVRDGTTIRELQPASGLVTALEPIMLACGGVWVAHGSGDADRVLGERIGLPSLDPTYTLRRVWLEPEEETGYYYGFANEGLWPLCHIVHERPQFRAGDWEQYRAVNQKFANALLEEMEKADAPIVLVQDYHFALLPRMIKQARPDARVALFWHIPWPNFEAFGICPWQEEILLGMLGADLIGFHTQFHCNNFLETVERTIEGRVEWDHFTVIRGQHTTHVLPFPISVATDALIDDPPVDRATLMASLEVSAEFLGVGVERIDYTKGLPERFRAIRRFFERWPQYRRRVVFAQIASPSRSRIPRYQQLQQEIHEIVRRINEDIGDRGWRPIVYRERHHDHREIRAFYRCADFCTVTSLHDGMNLVAKEFIAAREDDGGVLILSRFTGASRELTDALMVNPYDVEDMAEAIHRAIVMPPEERRDRMTRMRALVREQNIYRWAAMLLAELARIPRPVLDRQAASGPL from the coding sequence ATGCGGCTCCTGCTGAGGCTCCTCGGCGGTATCTGGCTGGCGGCGCTCCTCGTCACCGGAGGCTTCGCCTATCTCGAGGTCCAGGAGGAGCGCGTGCGCCTCGTCCAGGACCTGGGGCGCCGCGCGGCGCTGGCGGCGGACGCCGTGCGCGAAACGGCCGAGCCCCTGGCGGCCCGGCAGGCGCGCACCGGGTACGATCGCGTCCTCAAGCGCTTCGGCCGCCCGGATCGCGGCATCGCCATCTACGACGAGTTCGGCAGCGTGATCGAGGCGACGCCGGACGTGAAGCCCTTCGTGGGACCGGTGTCCCCGCTCATCTCGGAGACGATCCGGACGGGCACGCCCTCCCGCGCGTTTCACGAGGTGGGCGGACGCATGCGCTGGGTGCACGTGGTGCGGCTGGAGCGCGACGACCGCGCGGTCGGGGCGGCCGCGGTCTTCCTCGACGCCCAGTTCCTCGACACCCAGGAGTGGCATCTCTGGCGCCGCACGGCCGTGCGCCTGGGCGTGCTCATCCTCATCCTGACGGGCATCACGTGGATTCTGGTCCGGACGACCGTCACCCGGCCCATCGCGCGCATCGCCGAGTGGACGAAGCAGCTGAAGGCCGGGCAGCCGGTGGCGCCCCCGCCTGAGGCCGACGCCAGCCTCTTCGGGACCCTCGCCGGCGAGGTCACCGGGCTGGCGCGCACCCTGGCGCGGACCCGGGCCATCGCCGAGCAGGAGGCGCGCCTGCGGCTGAGTGGCGAGAGCGTGTGGACCGAGGAGCGCCTCAAGCAGTTCGTCCAGATGCGGTTCGGCGCGCAGCCCGTCTACGTCGTCTCCAACCGGGAGCCGGTGAGCCACGTCCGCGACGGCACGACGATCCGCGAGCTCCAGCCCGCCAGCGGCCTCGTCACGGCGCTGGAGCCGATCATGCTGGCATGCGGCGGCGTCTGGGTCGCGCACGGCAGCGGCGATGCCGACCGCGTCCTCGGCGAGCGGATCGGGCTGCCCTCCCTCGACCCGACCTATACGCTGCGCCGCGTCTGGCTCGAGCCCGAGGAGGAGACGGGCTACTACTACGGCTTCGCCAACGAGGGCCTCTGGCCGCTGTGCCACATCGTTCACGAGCGGCCGCAGTTCCGCGCCGGCGACTGGGAGCAGTACCGCGCCGTCAACCAGAAGTTCGCCAACGCGCTGCTGGAGGAGATGGAGAAGGCGGACGCGCCCATCGTCCTGGTCCAGGACTACCACTTCGCGCTGTTGCCGCGGATGATCAAGCAGGCCCGCCCCGACGCGCGCGTGGCGCTCTTCTGGCACATCCCCTGGCCCAACTTCGAGGCGTTCGGAATCTGTCCCTGGCAGGAGGAGATTCTGCTGGGCATGCTGGGGGCCGACCTCATCGGCTTCCACACCCAGTTCCACTGCAACAACTTCCTCGAGACCGTGGAGCGCACGATCGAAGGACGCGTCGAATGGGACCACTTCACGGTCATCCGCGGTCAGCACACCACCCACGTGCTGCCGTTCCCGATCAGCGTGGCCACGGACGCGCTGATCGACGATCCGCCCGTCGACCGGGCCACCCTGATGGCCAGCCTGGAGGTTTCCGCAGAGTTCCTGGGCGTCGGCGTCGAGCGGATCGACTACACCAAGGGGCTGCCCGAGCGCTTCCGGGCGATCCGCCGGTTCTTCGAGCGCTGGCCGCAGTACCGGCGGCGCGTGGTCTTCGCCCAGATCGCGTCCCCCAGCCGGAGCCGGATCCCCCGGTACCAGCAGCTCCAGCAGGAGATCCACGAGATCGTGCGACGCATCAACGAGGACATCGGTGACCGCGGCTGGCGCCCGATCGTCTACCGCGAGCGCCACCACGACCATCGGGAGATCCGCGCCTTCTACCGCTGCGCCGACTTCTGCACGGTCACCTCCCTGCACGACGGCATGAACCTCGTGGCCAAGGAGTTCATCGCGGCGCGCGAGGACGACGGCGGCGTGCTGATCCTGAGCCGGTTCACGGGCGCCTCGCGCGAGCTCACCGATGCCCTCATGGTCAACCCCTACGACGTCGAGGACATGGCGGAGGCGATCCACCGCGCCATCGTCATGCCGCCGGAGGAGCGGCGCGATCGGATGACGCGCATGCGCGCCCTCGTGCGGGAGCAGAACATCTACCGGTGGGCAGCCATGCTCCTCGCGGAGCTGGCGCGCATCCCGCGACCCGTCCTGGACCGCCAGGCGGCCTCCGGACCCCTGTAA
- a CDS encoding fumarylacetoacetate hydrolase family protein — protein sequence MKLVRFSLNGQAPRLGALQNDRIADLQASLAATLARRGVMRAQEIAAALAPQSTREFLEGGGATQDAVGAITEWVTVARASARLHAPIADPGKFICIGLNYKDHAEETKNPIPKEPPIFPKWANAILDPGEPILRPRGSTQLDWEVELGVVIGRTARYVTKEAALDYVWGYTIINDASARDFQFITSQWAAGKIPDTFAPVGPYIADRSEIRDPHVLELKTWVNGNLMQNGTTRNFIFDVRYIVSYLSGLMTLSPGDLIATGTPAGVGLGRKPPVWMQPGDTCRMEITGLGTLENPIKDA from the coding sequence ATGAAACTCGTCCGCTTCTCCCTCAATGGCCAAGCCCCGCGCCTCGGTGCGCTCCAGAACGACCGCATCGCCGACCTGCAGGCGAGCCTGGCCGCCACCCTGGCCCGGCGGGGAGTGATGCGGGCCCAGGAGATCGCCGCCGCGCTCGCGCCGCAGAGCACACGCGAGTTCCTCGAAGGCGGCGGGGCCACGCAGGACGCGGTAGGCGCGATCACGGAGTGGGTAACGGTGGCCCGCGCCTCCGCCCGGCTGCACGCGCCGATCGCCGATCCCGGCAAGTTCATCTGCATCGGCCTCAACTATAAGGACCACGCCGAAGAGACGAAGAATCCGATCCCCAAGGAGCCGCCGATCTTTCCCAAGTGGGCGAACGCGATCCTCGATCCCGGCGAGCCCATTCTAAGACCGCGCGGCTCGACCCAGCTGGACTGGGAGGTCGAGCTGGGCGTCGTCATCGGACGGACCGCCCGCTACGTCACGAAGGAGGCGGCCCTCGACTACGTCTGGGGCTACACGATCATCAACGACGCCAGCGCCCGCGATTTTCAGTTCATCACGAGCCAGTGGGCGGCCGGCAAGATCCCCGACACCTTCGCGCCGGTCGGCCCCTACATCGCCGACCGCAGCGAGATCCGGGATCCGCACGTCCTCGAGCTCAAGACCTGGGTGAACGGGAATCTCATGCAGAACGGCACCACACGGAACTTCATCTTCGACGTCCGCTACATCGTGAGCTACCTCTCCGGGCTCATGACGCTCTCGCCCGGCGATCTCATCGCGACCGGCACGCCGGCCGGCGTCGGGCTCGGGCGCAAGCCGCCGGTCTGGATGCAGCCCGGCGACACGTGCCGCATGGAGATCACCGGTCTCGGGACCCTCGAGAACCCCATCAAGGATGCGTAA
- a CDS encoding copper-binding protein, whose protein sequence is MLFAALLAAFAAGIWGTLVRPPAYEVRGEIVARPASNMILVRHDAIAALGMGAMELMAVYADPALLDASGARPGDRVRLAVRPVDDQLALIRIDTVR, encoded by the coding sequence GTGCTCTTCGCCGCCCTGCTGGCGGCCTTCGCCGCCGGCATCTGGGGCACCCTCGTCAGGCCGCCCGCCTACGAGGTGAGAGGAGAAATCGTCGCCCGCCCCGCGTCCAACATGATCCTCGTCCGCCACGACGCTATCGCCGCCCTCGGCATGGGGGCGATGGAGCTGATGGCGGTCTACGCTGACCCCGCGCTCCTCGACGCGAGCGGGGCCCGGCCGGGCGACCGCGTCAGGCTCGCAGTCCGGCCGGTGGACGACCAGCTCGCCCTCATCCGGATCGACACCGTCCGCTGA